TCGATGTCCAAGTCAACGAGCAGGTGCTCTTTGAGAACGTTGAGCCGCTGTCGGCAACCGACTATCAGGTTGTGCCCGTACCGACCCAGTCGATGACCGAAGGCACTTCCCTTATCGAGCTTGCTATTCAGGTCTTCAATACCGGAGAGCAGGGAGAGGGCTTCATCAGACAGTCGTTCACGGTTGAGGCAACCCCAGGACAAGCCTACGCTGTGATCGCTATACCACCAAGCCCTGGCGACGAGTTTTCCCAAAATCAAGTTGTTGTGGAGCCCGATGCTGCAGCGATCGACCGCACCCTCCAGGTGAAAGTCTTGCATGCAGCGACGAACCTAGGAACCGCGACGGTTCGCCTGGGTCAGGAGGGGTTGCTGGCAAATAATGAGCCGCTTACCTTTGGGAACTTTGCGATCGCGACCCAGACCTCCGCTTCGGGAACCTATACCCTCAGCATCGAGACAACGCTGAGAAATCAGCTCATCTCTCTGAATACCCCAGTGGCGCTCAAGGCTGGAAGTGCTTATCAAATCCTTCTCCTTGAAGGACAAACGGCAGCAACTCCCCTGGAGGTGAAAGTGTTAGAGTCGCCCCTGATGCTCGAAAACCAGCTTATGCAGCTGATTTTTGGGATTAGTGAGCTGCAGTATGAGTTTCGAGTCATCGGATTTGCCAACAATCGCAGCCGCCTCACTGTCCAAGCGATTAACGGCACAGTGCTAAGCCGCTCTTTTAGCCCTGGAAGAGTGCTCAGGGAGACTGTCAACGGCCTGATTTTAACGGTGCAAGGCGGCCTGCGCGTCGACAACCCCCTCGAAATCCGAGTCGAATTTGAAGCCACTGCTGGCCCCGTCGCTCAGAAGACTCTAGCGCTAGATGCTCAGTATGACCAGATTTTGCCGGGAAGCTGGGTCGTCATCAACCGCCCAGATCGGCAGATAGTTAGCAGGGTGCTTGGAACTCAGGCGATTTCTAAAGCGGAGTACGGCATCACCGGAAAAGTTACCCAGCTCACCTTAGACCAGCCGTGGCTGGATGCGAGCGATCGCACCTTAGCAACTCTGCGGCAAACGACTCTCTATGCTCAGAGTGAGCCGCTCGACGTTGCGGAGGAAGTCATCGATCCCGTTAATAACCCTATCGGCAGGATGGATGCAAACGCTGACGAGCCATTTGAGATTGAGCTGGCTCAGCTCTACGACGGGCTCAAGCCGGGTCGCTGGCTGATTGTATCGGGCGAGCGAGCCGATATTCCCGGAGCCCAGGGCGTGCGAGCCAGTGAGCTGGTCATGCTGGCTGGGGTGCGCCAGGGAGTCGCCCAGGTAGAGATGAGTCCTGCAACACCGGACGCTAACTTAGCTCCTGCTGCCGAAGGCGGAGAGGGGGGCGAAGAAGCCCCCGTTCAGCCCCAACTGATTGATCTTCCCGGCGATACGCCTCACAGCTTTTTACAGCTCGCCCAGCCTCTGGCTTACCAGTACAAGCGCGACACCGTCACTATCCACGGCAACGTAGTCAAAGCCACCCACGGCGAAACCCGCGGGGAAGTGCTCGGCAGCGGCGACGGCAGCAAGGCTTTGCAGCAGTTTGCCCTTAGCAAACCGCCCCTCACCTACCTTTCTGCGCCGACCCGCGAAGGCGTTGAGAGCACCCTGGAAGTGCGGGTCAACGACGTGAAGTGGCAAGAGGTCGAGAATTTAGCCTGGGCCAAAGACACCGATCATGGCTTCATCACCCGCACCGACGACGATGACAAAACCACGGTGGTCTTTGGTGATGGGGTGCAAGGGGCGCGGCTGCCCAGCGGCAGCGAAAACGTTAAAGCGGTTTACCGCGACGGCATTGGCCAGGTGGGTAACGTCAAGGCCGAGCAGATCAAGCTGCTGGCAACGCGGCCCCTGGGGGTCAAAGGGGTGATCAACCCGCTGCCAGCCACGGGTGGGGCCAACCGGGAAACTCTGCTGCAGGCCAAGCGCAATGCCCCGATGGCGGTGATGGCCCTCGATCGACTGGTTTCGGTGCAGGACTACGCCGACTTTGTGCGCACCTTCGCTGGCATCGCCAAGGCCGATGCCCAGGCCCTCTCCAACGGTCGCCGCGAGCTGATTCATCTGACTATCGCCGGGGCAGACAACATCCCCATTGAGAAAAACTCCGACCTGTATCGCAATCTCTGGCGGGCGCTGCGTCGCTTTGGCGACCCCTATCAACCGCTGCAGATTGATCTGCGAGAGCTGATGATTTTGCTGATTTCCGTCCGCGTGCGCATCCTGCCCGATTACCTCTGGGAGCCGGTCAAGGTAGCTATCGAAGCGGCGCTGTTTGACTATTTCAGCTTTGAGCGGCGAGACCTGGGGCAGGACGTGCTGATGAGCGAGGTGATCAGCACCATCCACCAAGTCCCGGGGGTGGACTACGTGGATGTAGACATTCTCGACAGCGTTTCTGAAACCGAGGCGGAAGACCCTGACAGGTTGGCGAACAAGCTGCTTCAGCTCGCCCAGCCAGACCTGTTTACACAGGAAGGGGCCTCTCCGATTAATCCAGAGCCCTTCTCCTCAGGCTCCTCCTCCTCAGGTTCCTCCTCGCCAGAGGACTCAAATTTAGAGGCGTTATCCCTAGAGGCATCATCCCCGGCGCTAGAAGCGCTCGCCCCTCAGCCGCGTCCC
The sequence above is drawn from the Pseudanabaena sp. FACHB-2040 genome and encodes:
- a CDS encoding putative baseplate assembly protein; this encodes MTPNCDCCTGPLALSGRAGNRPGLNALSYRLGTHATFLDALLARLSSSDLPALAHLRTRDRNDPAIALLDAWATVADVLTFYQERIANEGYLRTATERRSVLELARLVGYRLRPGVAASVYLAFTMEPGFNENARVPKGTRSQSLPAPGEMPQSFETEQNEEARTEWNQLLPRLTRPQFITLSNAAQKQDLYFVGSDPTLKANDPLLLVFGNGPDQQVVRQIRAVEVSPDKRRTQVKLLPLATELPPAPIEGELIDPVEANPSAAAPNSASPNAFIRTTNFSPFSTDTRTQLEAATGRISRALPTLTQAAIKALSQPPSLPPANAKQLKRSQSQAFAPAIDIASQLLVNLNPALRPTLYSAWGSTSVEPKSGLATVQTIEKFGIKASLFGHNAPLKPVYENNQGHPIRYEEWPLTRPSEIVWRSHITPAEGRAPTSNPSPATLNVLAATTQEDAASPPLPIALPFNSPRVTTPLGQTTTYLSASMNPQGIQVRFIHAVPGVGRVDVQVNEQVLFENVEPLSATDYQVVPVPTQSMTEGTSLIELAIQVFNTGEQGEGFIRQSFTVEATPGQAYAVIAIPPSPGDEFSQNQVVVEPDAAAIDRTLQVKVLHAATNLGTATVRLGQEGLLANNEPLTFGNFAIATQTSASGTYTLSIETTLRNQLISLNTPVALKAGSAYQILLLEGQTAATPLEVKVLESPLMLENQLMQLIFGISELQYEFRVIGFANNRSRLTVQAINGTVLSRSFSPGRVLRETVNGLILTVQGGLRVDNPLEIRVEFEATAGPVAQKTLALDAQYDQILPGSWVVINRPDRQIVSRVLGTQAISKAEYGITGKVTQLTLDQPWLDASDRTLATLRQTTLYAQSEPLDVAEEVIDPVNNPIGRMDANADEPFEIELAQLYDGLKPGRWLIVSGERADIPGAQGVRASELVMLAGVRQGVAQVEMSPATPDANLAPAAEGGEGGEEAPVQPQLIDLPGDTPHSFLQLAQPLAYQYKRDTVTIHGNVVKATHGETRGEVLGSGDGSKALQQFALSKPPLTYLSAPTREGVESTLEVRVNDVKWQEVENLAWAKDTDHGFITRTDDDDKTTVVFGDGVQGARLPSGSENVKAVYRDGIGQVGNVKAEQIKLLATRPLGVKGVINPLPATGGANRETLLQAKRNAPMAVMALDRLVSVQDYADFVRTFAGIAKADAQALSNGRRELIHLTIAGADNIPIEKNSDLYRNLWRALRRFGDPYQPLQIDLRELMILLISVRVRILPDYLWEPVKVAIEAALFDYFSFERRDLGQDVLMSEVISTIHQVPGVDYVDVDILDSVSETEAEDPDRLANKLLQLAQPDLFTQEGASPINPEPFSSGSSSSGSSSPEDSNLEALSLEASSPALEALAPQPRPRITASLAQVSEDDSLTIRPAQLAILSPNLPETLKLEEITL